A genome region from Nocardia sp. NBC_00565 includes the following:
- the ffh gene encoding signal recognition particle protein — MFESLSDRLTGALKDLRGKGRLSPADIDATCREIRLALLEADVALPVVRGFIAKIKERAKGAEVSAALNPAQQVVKIVNEELVNILGGETRRLTLAKNPPTVIMLAGLQGSGKTTLAGKLAKWLKGQGHQPLLVACDLQRPGAVTQLQVVGERAGAPVFAPHPGTSIGGGDNALGVSAADPVAVAKSGVEEARTKQYDVVIVDTAGRLGIDAELMGQAAGIRDAVQPDETLFVLDAMIGQDAVNTAEAFRDGVGFTGVVLTKLDGDARGGAALSVRNVTGSPIMFASTGEKLEDFDVFHPDRMASRILGMGDVLSLIEQAEQVYDQQQAEEAARKIGSGEMTLEDFLDQMLAIRKMGPIGNLLGMLPGAGQMKDVLAQVDDKQLDRVQAIIRGMTPAERANPKIINASRRLRIANGSGVQVSEVNQLVDRFFEAKKMMTMMGRQMGLPGARRANAKKGKKGKKGGRGPTLPKVRGGFPGMPGMPAGMPDISGMPAGLDQLPPGLEGFDLSKLNFPKK; from the coding sequence GTGTTCGAATCCCTGTCCGACCGGCTTACCGGTGCCCTCAAGGATCTTCGCGGTAAGGGGCGTCTGTCACCGGCCGACATCGACGCTACCTGTCGCGAGATCCGTCTTGCCCTGCTCGAGGCCGACGTCGCGCTGCCCGTGGTGCGCGGTTTCATCGCGAAGATCAAGGAGCGGGCCAAGGGTGCGGAGGTCTCCGCCGCCCTCAATCCGGCCCAGCAGGTCGTCAAGATCGTCAACGAGGAACTCGTCAATATCCTCGGCGGCGAGACCCGCAGGCTGACTCTGGCCAAGAACCCGCCGACGGTGATCATGCTCGCCGGTCTGCAGGGTTCCGGTAAGACGACCCTGGCGGGCAAGCTCGCGAAATGGCTGAAGGGACAAGGACATCAGCCATTGTTGGTGGCCTGCGACCTGCAGCGCCCCGGCGCTGTCACACAGCTGCAGGTGGTCGGTGAGCGCGCCGGCGCGCCCGTCTTCGCGCCGCATCCCGGCACCTCCATCGGCGGCGGCGACAACGCGCTGGGTGTTTCGGCGGCCGATCCCGTGGCCGTCGCGAAGTCCGGTGTCGAAGAGGCGCGAACCAAGCAGTACGACGTGGTCATCGTCGATACCGCTGGTCGCCTCGGCATCGATGCGGAGCTGATGGGGCAGGCCGCGGGCATTCGCGATGCCGTGCAGCCCGACGAGACGCTCTTCGTGCTCGACGCCATGATCGGTCAGGATGCCGTCAACACCGCCGAGGCCTTCCGCGACGGCGTCGGCTTCACCGGCGTGGTGCTCACCAAGCTCGACGGCGACGCCCGCGGTGGCGCGGCGCTGTCGGTGCGCAATGTGACCGGTTCGCCGATCATGTTCGCCTCCACCGGTGAGAAGCTCGAGGACTTCGATGTCTTCCACCCGGACCGGATGGCCTCGCGCATTCTCGGCATGGGCGATGTGCTGAGCCTGATCGAACAGGCCGAACAGGTCTACGACCAGCAGCAGGCCGAGGAAGCCGCCCGCAAGATCGGCAGCGGCGAGATGACGCTCGAGGACTTCCTCGACCAGATGCTCGCCATCCGCAAGATGGGCCCCATCGGCAATCTGCTCGGCATGCTGCCCGGTGCGGGTCAGATGAAGGATGTGCTCGCCCAGGTCGACGATAAGCAGCTCGACCGAGTACAGGCGATCATCCGCGGCATGACTCCCGCCGAACGGGCGAACCCGAAGATCATCAACGCATCTCGCCGACTGCGCATCGCCAACGGCTCGGGTGTGCAGGTCTCCGAGGTCAACCAGCTCGTCGACCGATTCTTCGAGGCCAAGAAGATGATGACCATGATGGGCCGTCAGATGGGCCTGCCCGGCGCTCGCCGCGCCAACGCGAAGAAGGGCAAGAAGGGCAAAAAGGGGGGACGCGGGCCGACGCTACCGAAGGTGCGCGGCGGATTCCCAGGTATGCCAGGTATGCCCGCCGGCATGCCCGATATCTCCGGTATGCCCGCTGGACTCGACCAGCTCCCGCCCGGCCTGGAAGGCTTCGACTTGTCCAAGCTGAACTTCCCCAAGAAGTAG
- a CDS encoding amidohydrolase family protein has product MTVTGDSRLETAVGVEEVAVHLRGVVLPDDEVRDLWVRDGLVSFEPVPGVETLCSAGWIVPGLVDAHCHVGIRYGGGHEDRDGAIAQAETERDAGALLLRDAGSPIDTRFIDEHEELPRIIRAGRHIARPRRYIRELGIELDDERDLPEIVAEQARFGDGWVKIVGDWIDRAVGDLRPLWSDMILKEAIDAAHANGARVTAHVFGEDALPGLINAGIDCLEHGTGLTDETIEMMVEHGTALVPTLINIDTFPEIADGAGKFPIYAAHMRDLHARVRRTVANAHDAGVPIFAGTDAGGSIRHGRIADEITALAGAGLSKHDALGAASWNARSWLGRPSIAHDAPADFVVYREDPRTNPAMLTDPEWVVLRGRVRKTPNPVTGHR; this is encoded by the coding sequence ATGACTGTCACGGGAGACAGTAGGTTGGAGACAGCCGTCGGCGTCGAGGAGGTTGCTGTGCATCTGCGAGGTGTGGTTCTCCCTGATGACGAGGTGCGCGACCTGTGGGTGCGGGACGGGCTGGTGTCGTTCGAGCCGGTGCCGGGGGTCGAAACGTTGTGTAGCGCAGGATGGATCGTGCCCGGACTGGTCGATGCGCATTGTCACGTCGGGATTCGGTACGGCGGGGGACACGAGGATCGCGACGGCGCGATCGCGCAGGCCGAAACCGAACGCGATGCGGGGGCGCTGCTGCTGCGCGATGCCGGATCGCCGATCGACACCCGATTCATCGATGAGCACGAGGAGCTGCCGCGGATCATTCGCGCGGGCCGCCATATCGCTCGCCCCCGTCGCTATATCCGCGAATTGGGCATCGAACTCGACGACGAGCGTGACCTGCCGGAGATCGTCGCCGAACAGGCCCGCTTCGGCGATGGCTGGGTGAAGATCGTCGGCGACTGGATCGACCGTGCGGTCGGCGATCTGCGACCGCTCTGGAGCGACATGATTCTGAAGGAGGCCATCGACGCCGCCCACGCCAATGGCGCCCGCGTCACCGCGCACGTCTTCGGCGAGGACGCCCTGCCCGGCCTGATCAATGCGGGCATCGACTGCCTCGAGCATGGCACCGGTCTCACCGACGAAACCATCGAAATGATGGTCGAACACGGCACCGCGCTGGTCCCGACGCTGATCAATATCGATACCTTCCCCGAAATCGCCGACGGCGCGGGCAAATTCCCGATCTATGCGGCGCATATGCGCGATCTGCACGCCAGGGTCCGCCGCACCGTCGCCAATGCGCACGACGCGGGTGTCCCGATCTTCGCGGGCACCGACGCGGGCGGTTCCATCCGCCATGGCCGTATCGCCGACGAAATCACCGCGCTCGCCGGCGCAGGTCTGTCCAAACACGACGCGCTCGGCGCCGCCTCCTGGAATGCCCGCAGCTGGCTCGGCCGACCGAGCATCGCCCATGACGCGCCCGCGGACTTTGTCGTCTACCGCGAAGACCCGCGCACCAACCCCGCGATGCTCACCGATCCCGAATGGGTCGTCCTGCGCGGCCGCGTCCGCAAGACCCCGAATCCCGTGACCGGGCACCGCTGA
- a CDS encoding P-II family nitrogen regulator produces the protein MKLITAIVKPFTLEDVKSGLEQAGVLGMTVSEVQGYGRQKGHTEVYRGAEYSVDFVPKVRVEVVVDDASVDKVVEVIVEASRTGKIGDGKVWITPVEAIIRVRTGERGTDAL, from the coding sequence ATGAAACTGATCACCGCAATCGTCAAACCGTTCACTCTCGAAGACGTCAAGTCCGGTCTCGAGCAGGCGGGCGTGCTGGGCATGACCGTCAGCGAGGTTCAGGGTTACGGCCGTCAGAAGGGCCACACCGAGGTCTACCGCGGCGCTGAGTACTCCGTGGATTTCGTCCCGAAGGTTCGGGTCGAGGTGGTCGTGGACGACGCCTCGGTCGACAAGGTCGTCGAGGTGATCGTCGAGGCTTCCCGCACCGGCAAGATCGGTGACGGCAAGGTCTGGATCACCCCGGTGGAGGCGATCATCAGGGTCCGGACCGGGGAACGCGGTACCGACGCTCTGTAA
- a CDS encoding LLM class F420-dependent oxidoreductase, whose amino-acid sequence MTIRLGYQMPNFSYGQPVSELFPTVVAQAREAEAAGFDTVFVMDHFYQLPGLGEPSDPMLESYTALSGIAASTERIQLSALVTGNTYRNPALLAKTVTTLDVVSGGRAVLGIGAGWFELEHQSYGFEFGTFTERFQRLDEALRIITPMLRGDHSTFDGKWYHTDNAMNEPRLRDDLPILLGGGGEKKTFALAARFADHLNIICNASELPRKIAALHERCAEIGRDPATLEVSFLCFLMIDEDGDRARKQQQDLLRGIGVDLSTLSEDERKQTIADRQFVGTPAEVAEQLQTRVLDQGVQGLIVNMVTNGHEPGAVDLAGRTLAPLVR is encoded by the coding sequence ATGACCATTCGCCTCGGCTATCAGATGCCCAACTTCAGTTATGGCCAGCCCGTCAGCGAACTCTTTCCCACCGTTGTCGCGCAGGCGCGGGAGGCCGAAGCCGCCGGCTTCGACACCGTCTTCGTGATGGACCACTTCTATCAACTGCCCGGTCTCGGCGAGCCGAGCGATCCGATGCTGGAGTCCTACACCGCGTTGTCCGGCATCGCCGCGTCGACGGAGCGAATTCAGTTGTCGGCATTGGTAACCGGCAACACCTATCGCAATCCCGCACTGCTCGCCAAGACCGTCACCACACTGGACGTGGTCAGCGGCGGACGGGCCGTGCTCGGTATCGGCGCGGGCTGGTTCGAGCTCGAACACCAGTCCTACGGATTCGAATTCGGCACCTTCACCGAGCGGTTCCAGCGGCTCGATGAAGCGCTGCGGATCATCACGCCGATGCTGCGCGGCGACCACTCGACCTTCGACGGCAAGTGGTACCACACCGATAACGCCATGAACGAGCCCCGGCTGCGCGATGACCTGCCCATCCTGCTCGGTGGCGGCGGCGAGAAGAAGACCTTCGCACTGGCGGCCCGCTTCGCCGACCACCTCAATATCATCTGCAACGCCTCCGAACTTCCGCGCAAGATCGCGGCCCTGCACGAGCGCTGCGCCGAAATCGGCCGTGACCCAGCGACTTTGGAAGTCAGCTTCCTCTGTTTCCTGATGATCGACGAGGACGGCGATCGCGCGCGCAAACAACAGCAGGACCTGCTGCGCGGCATCGGCGTCGACCTGTCCACCCTCTCGGAGGATGAACGCAAGCAGACCATCGCCGATCGCCAATTCGTCGGCACCCCAGCCGAAGTCGCCGAGCAGTTGCAGACACGGGTGCTCGATCAGGGTGTGCAGGGCCTGATCGTGAACATGGTGACCAATGGCCATGAGCCGGGTGCGGTCGATCTCGCGGGTCGCACCCTCGCACCGCTGGTTCGCTAA
- a CDS encoding ammonium transporter: protein MAFPLTGAPDTGDTAWMLASSALVLLMTPGLAFFYGGMVRSKNVLNMIMMSISAMGLVGVLWSLYGYSEAFGDNKFSVIGDPAQFFGLKGLIGGNSVAEVKDAAGAITTEAVNIPLAGTIPATVFVAFQLMFAIITVALISGAVADRLKFGSWLLFAGIWATVVYFPVAHWVFDFDVKDADGNVVHEGGWIANKLLAVDFAGGTAVHINAGAAGLALVLVLGKRKGWPTTPFRPHNLPFVMLGAGLLWFGWFGFNAGSAVTSGGLAGSTFITTTLATCAAMLAWLLVEKFRDGKPTSLGAASGVVAGLVAITPSCSSVNVVGALAIGFVAGAICALAVGLKFKFGFDDSLDVVGVHLVGGIIGTLMVGLVAAPEAGAGKTGLFYGGGFDQLWRQAVGAGAVLAFSFIATLIIAYIVKFTIGLRASEEAESVGMDESEHAETAYDFAAVGGTARTAVKEA from the coding sequence GTGGCTTTTCCCCTTACCGGTGCACCGGACACCGGTGACACCGCCTGGATGCTGGCGAGTTCAGCGCTCGTATTGTTGATGACGCCCGGCCTGGCGTTCTTCTACGGCGGCATGGTCCGCTCCAAGAACGTGCTCAACATGATCATGATGAGCATCAGCGCCATGGGACTCGTCGGCGTGCTGTGGTCGCTATACGGATACTCGGAGGCATTCGGCGACAACAAGTTCAGCGTGATCGGTGATCCGGCACAGTTCTTCGGCCTCAAGGGTCTGATCGGCGGCAATTCGGTTGCCGAGGTCAAGGACGCGGCGGGCGCCATCACCACCGAGGCCGTCAACATCCCGCTCGCGGGCACCATCCCCGCGACCGTATTCGTCGCGTTCCAGCTGATGTTCGCGATCATCACGGTTGCCCTCATCTCGGGTGCGGTCGCCGACCGCCTGAAGTTCGGCTCCTGGCTGCTGTTCGCGGGTATCTGGGCGACGGTCGTCTACTTCCCGGTCGCGCACTGGGTCTTCGACTTCGATGTCAAGGATGCCGACGGCAACGTCGTGCACGAGGGCGGCTGGATCGCGAACAAACTGCTCGCGGTCGACTTCGCCGGTGGTACCGCGGTCCACATCAACGCCGGTGCGGCGGGCCTGGCCCTGGTGCTGGTGCTCGGCAAGCGCAAGGGCTGGCCGACGACTCCGTTCCGTCCGCACAACCTGCCGTTCGTCATGCTCGGCGCGGGTCTGCTGTGGTTCGGCTGGTTCGGGTTCAACGCCGGTTCCGCGGTCACCTCGGGTGGTCTGGCCGGTTCGACCTTCATCACCACCACCCTCGCGACCTGTGCGGCGATGCTGGCCTGGCTGCTGGTGGAGAAGTTCCGCGACGGCAAGCCCACGTCGCTGGGCGCGGCCTCGGGTGTGGTGGCCGGTCTGGTCGCGATCACTCCGTCCTGTTCCTCGGTCAATGTGGTCGGCGCGCTGGCGATCGGCTTCGTGGCCGGTGCGATCTGTGCGCTGGCGGTCGGCTTGAAGTTCAAGTTCGGCTTCGACGACTCGCTCGACGTGGTCGGTGTGCACCTCGTCGGCGGCATCATCGGCACCCTGATGGTCGGCCTGGTCGCCGCTCCGGAGGCGGGTGCGGGCAAGACCGGACTGTTCTACGGCGGCGGTTTCGACCAGCTGTGGCGTCAGGCCGTCGGCGCGGGTGCGGTACTTGCGTTCTCCTTCATCGCCACGTTGATCATTGCCTATATCGTGAAGTTCACCATTGGGCTGCGCGCAAGCGAGGAAGCCGAATCGGTGGGCATGGACGAGTCCGAGCACGCTGAAACGGCATACGATTTCGCTGCTGTGGGTGGCACGGCACGTACCGCCGTCAAGGAGGCATGA
- a CDS encoding [protein-PII] uridylyltransferase: MGGGFVGSHEQDGRQVTDANVSNGAADLVRARNQLLEGGLPRNPRLDAESLRSALVDLFELWLTTKGTDLGITRDSGLAVVAVGGLGRREMLPFSDLDLVLLHDDVDPARVAEVADQLWYPLWDAHIKLDHSVRTVPQALRVASDDLIAALGMLEARHIVGDMELSNLLIGGVRREWRTGIRARFDELIEQAETRWQRSGAIAHRAEPDLKNGRGGMRDIQLLDALAIAQLTDAMPGLGPDVPGGGLKQAHRRLLDVRTELHRVAGRARDQLRAQDADEIGAALRIGDRFDLARTLSDSARTVSYSVDVGLRTAANALPRRGLARLRRMPVRRPLDEGVVEHAGEVVLARDARPQRDPGLILRVAAASAQTTLPMSATTLNRLSEDAPELREPWPKDALNDLLILLGAGRGAIDAVEALDRTGLWGRLLPEWGAVRDLPPRDAVHTWTVDRHLMETVAYASASSTRVARPDLLMLGALLHDIGKGRVGDHSVVGAELATHIGRRLGLWPSDVRTLSAIVRHHLLLPDTATRRDLADPDTVQFVVDALDGDVQLLELLHTLAEADSLATGPGVWGDWKASLIGELVRRCRLVMAGDQLPQPEPIAPELLAKAAAGGVHVDLRPGEGKYIYTVTVIAPDTPGLLSDAAGVLALHSLRVLSATVGSEGASAINTFVVSPKFGDPPDVGLLRQELIRATAGDLDLHALLAKREREAPGARHSPYAQAQPRVIWSATSTPGQVVLELRAEDRIGLLSRLAAAFAECRADVRWAKVVTMGSAVVDAFSLHLGDDDDPERRETIEKAILAVVPRPAPKPPEGAGPPGSGTAS, encoded by the coding sequence ATGGGCGGTGGGTTTGTGGGTAGTCACGAGCAAGACGGCAGACAGGTAACCGACGCGAACGTCTCCAACGGCGCGGCCGATCTGGTCCGGGCACGCAATCAATTGCTCGAGGGCGGACTGCCTCGAAATCCGCGGTTGGATGCCGAATCCTTGCGATCTGCGCTGGTCGATCTGTTCGAACTGTGGCTGACCACCAAGGGCACCGATCTGGGCATCACCCGCGACAGCGGCTTGGCCGTGGTCGCCGTCGGCGGTCTCGGCCGCAGGGAGATGCTGCCGTTCTCCGATCTGGATCTGGTGCTCCTGCACGATGATGTCGACCCCGCTCGGGTTGCCGAGGTGGCCGACCAGCTCTGGTACCCGCTGTGGGATGCCCACATCAAGCTCGATCACAGCGTGCGCACCGTGCCGCAGGCGCTGCGCGTGGCCTCCGACGATCTGATCGCGGCCCTAGGGATGCTCGAGGCCAGGCACATCGTCGGCGATATGGAGCTGAGCAATCTGCTGATCGGCGGGGTGCGCCGGGAGTGGCGCACCGGAATCCGTGCCCGCTTCGACGAATTGATCGAGCAGGCCGAGACCAGGTGGCAGCGCAGCGGCGCGATCGCCCATCGCGCCGAGCCCGATCTGAAGAACGGGCGCGGCGGTATGCGCGATATCCAACTGCTCGACGCACTGGCTATCGCCCAGCTGACCGACGCCATGCCCGGGCTCGGTCCGGACGTGCCAGGAGGTGGTCTGAAGCAGGCGCATCGGCGTTTGCTGGATGTTCGCACGGAGCTGCATCGAGTGGCGGGCAGGGCGCGCGATCAGCTGCGTGCCCAGGATGCCGACGAGATCGGCGCCGCGCTGCGCATCGGTGACCGCTTCGATCTCGCCCGCACGCTGAGCGACTCCGCGCGGACGGTCAGCTACTCCGTCGACGTCGGTCTGCGTACGGCGGCCAATGCCCTGCCGCGCCGCGGCCTCGCGCGACTGCGCCGGATGCCGGTGCGTCGACCGCTCGATGAGGGGGTGGTCGAACACGCGGGTGAGGTCGTGCTGGCGCGCGACGCGCGACCGCAGCGCGATCCGGGACTGATCCTGCGGGTGGCCGCGGCATCGGCGCAGACCACGCTGCCGATGTCGGCGACCACGCTGAACCGGTTATCCGAGGATGCGCCCGAACTGCGCGAGCCCTGGCCCAAGGACGCGCTCAACGACCTGCTGATCCTGCTCGGGGCGGGCCGTGGCGCGATCGACGCGGTCGAGGCGCTGGACCGAACGGGGTTGTGGGGCAGGCTGCTTCCCGAATGGGGTGCGGTGCGCGACTTGCCGCCGCGCGATGCGGTGCACACCTGGACGGTGGATCGGCACCTGATGGAGACGGTCGCCTACGCCAGTGCGTCGAGTACCCGCGTCGCGCGTCCCGACCTGCTGATGCTCGGCGCGCTGCTGCACGACATCGGCAAGGGCCGGGTGGGTGACCACAGCGTTGTCGGTGCTGAACTGGCCACCCATATCGGGCGACGTCTGGGCCTGTGGCCGTCTGATGTGCGTACTCTCAGCGCCATCGTGCGGCACCATCTGTTGTTGCCGGACACCGCGACTCGGCGCGATCTCGCCGATCCCGACACGGTGCAATTCGTCGTCGACGCCCTCGACGGCGACGTACAGCTGCTGGAATTGCTGCACACCCTGGCCGAGGCCGATTCGCTCGCCACCGGACCCGGGGTGTGGGGCGACTGGAAGGCCTCGCTGATCGGTGAACTGGTGCGGCGCTGCCGCCTGGTGATGGCGGGGGATCAGCTGCCGCAACCGGAACCGATCGCACCGGAGCTGCTCGCCAAGGCGGCGGCGGGCGGCGTGCACGTCGATCTGCGGCCCGGCGAGGGCAAGTACATCTATACGGTCACCGTGATCGCGCCGGATACGCCGGGTCTGCTCTCGGATGCGGCCGGGGTGCTGGCATTGCACTCGCTGCGCGTGCTCTCCGCCACCGTGGGCAGCGAAGGCGCTTCGGCCATCAATACTTTCGTGGTCTCGCCCAAATTCGGTGATCCACCGGATGTCGGACTGTTGCGGCAGGAGCTGATCCGGGCGACCGCGGGCGATCTGGATCTGCACGCGCTGCTGGCGAAGCGGGAGCGCGAGGCGCCCGGCGCCCGGCATAGCCCGTATGCGCAGGCGCAGCCGCGGGTCATCTGGTCGGCCACCTCGACGCCGGGACAGGTCGTCTTGGAACTGCGCGCGGAAGATCGGATCGGGTTGCTGAGCAGGCTCGCCGCGGCGTTTGCTGAGTGCCGCGCGGATGTGCGCTGGGCGAAGGTGGTGACCATGGGTTCCGCGGTGGTCGACGCCTTCTCGCTGCACCTGGGCGACGACGATGACCCGGAACGCCGCGAAACCATCGAAAAGGCGATTCTAGCTGTGGTTCCGAGGCCCGCCCCGAAGCCTCCCGAGGGGGCGGGGCCGCCCGGCTCGGGCACGGCATCCTAA
- the ftsY gene encoding signal recognition particle-docking protein FtsY translates to MVGVSSEAWILIAVVAALLVVALVAGFVLYKRRRVTLTPPTAEKEVTDRSGGYSASGGFNFSQGGTATATRPEPAPIERTDTEGQPHIGDDAAIPRDAPRRGITNVPLPEGDVDSATAESATATAESDAAVESDTPVESDTAAVESDTAAVESDTAAVESAAAPADTPPGNSATTASVDPATSVPTDSAATPADSGTASAQDGAAATAMPADGAAATAMPADGAAATAMPADGAAAADTDSAHDGAAATAEPTDSPSAAAPTGTASETAPVETPEPTAADAATTPALDEIEPTAGRLVRLRGRLSRSQNAVGKSLLGLLGGGDLDDDSWEDVEDTLVLADLGTASTAAVVERLREEMAARSVRNTEQARTVLREVLIEALRPELDRSIRALPHDDHPSILLVVGVNGTGKTTTTGKLARVLVADGRRVLLGAADTFRAAAADQLQTWGERVGADTIRGKEGADPAAVAFDAVAAGIDRGVDVVMIDTAGRLHTKTGLMDELGKVKRVVEKKAKVDEVLLVLDSTVGQNGLMQARVFAEVVDITGVVLTKLDGTAKGGIVFQVQHELGVPVKLVGLGEGADDLAPFEPGAFVDALLGLNE, encoded by the coding sequence ATGGTCGGCGTGAGTTCCGAAGCCTGGATCCTGATCGCCGTCGTCGCCGCCCTGCTGGTGGTGGCGCTTGTCGCCGGATTCGTCCTGTACAAACGCCGTCGTGTCACACTGACGCCACCCACTGCCGAGAAGGAAGTGACCGACCGGTCGGGTGGATATTCGGCCTCGGGTGGCTTCAACTTCAGTCAGGGCGGCACGGCCACCGCGACCCGCCCCGAGCCCGCGCCGATCGAGCGCACCGATACCGAGGGGCAGCCGCATATCGGCGACGACGCGGCGATTCCGCGAGACGCGCCGAGACGGGGCATTACCAACGTTCCGCTGCCCGAAGGTGACGTCGATTCCGCGACCGCCGAATCCGCAACGGCCACCGCCGAATCGGATGCAGCGGTCGAATCGGATACGCCTGTCGAGTCGGATACCGCGGCCGTGGAGTCGGACACGGCGGCCGTGGAGTCGGACACGGCGGCCGTGGAGTCGGCTGCTGCGCCTGCCGACACCCCGCCGGGAAACTCCGCCACGACGGCATCGGTGGATCCCGCCACCAGCGTCCCCACGGACTCCGCCGCCACGCCCGCGGACTCGGGTACCGCATCTGCGCAGGACGGTGCAGCTGCCACCGCCATGCCCGCTGACGGTGCGGCTGCCACCGCCATGCCCGCTGACGGTGCGGCTGCCACCGCCATGCCCGCTGACGGCGCTGCTGCGGCCGACACCGACTCCGCGCATGACGGGGCTGCCGCCACCGCCGAACCTACCGACAGCCCGTCTGCCGCCGCGCCTACGGGTACCGCATCCGAGACCGCACCGGTCGAAACCCCCGAACCCACCGCCGCCGACGCCGCGACCACCCCCGCCCTCGATGAAATCGAACCCACCGCGGGTCGCCTGGTCCGCCTGCGCGGGCGCCTCTCCCGTTCGCAGAATGCCGTCGGCAAAAGCCTGCTCGGCCTGCTCGGCGGCGGCGACCTCGACGATGACTCTTGGGAAGACGTCGAGGACACCCTCGTCCTCGCCGACCTGGGCACCGCGAGCACCGCGGCCGTCGTCGAGCGTCTCCGCGAGGAAATGGCGGCCCGCAGCGTCCGCAACACCGAACAGGCCCGCACCGTGCTGCGCGAGGTCTTGATCGAGGCCCTACGCCCCGAACTCGACCGCTCGATCCGCGCACTCCCGCACGACGATCACCCATCGATCCTGCTGGTCGTCGGCGTCAACGGCACCGGAAAGACCACCACAACCGGCAAACTCGCCCGCGTCCTGGTCGCCGACGGTCGCCGCGTCCTGCTCGGGGCGGCCGATACCTTCCGCGCCGCCGCCGCCGACCAGTTGCAGACATGGGGCGAGCGGGTCGGCGCGGACACCATCCGAGGCAAGGAGGGCGCGGACCCCGCGGCCGTCGCCTTCGACGCGGTCGCTGCGGGCATCGACCGCGGCGTCGATGTCGTCATGATCGACACCGCGGGCCGCCTGCACACCAAGACCGGCCTGATGGACGAACTCGGCAAGGTCAAGCGCGTCGTAGAGAAGAAGGCGAAGGTCGACGAGGTCCTGCTCGTGCTCGACTCCACCGTCGGTCAGAACGGCCTGATGCAGGCCAGGGTCTTCGCGGAAGTGGTGGATATCACAGGCGTCGTCCTCACCAAACTCGACGGAACGGCCAAGGGCGGCATCGTCTTCCAGGTCCAGCACGAACTCGGCGTGCCGGTGAAACTGGTCGGCCTCGGTGAGGGCGCCGACGATCTGGCGCCGTTCGAACCCGGCGCCTTCGTGGACGCACTGCTCGGCTTAAACGAATAG
- a CDS encoding DUF2237 family protein: MTDRNVLGGPLEECGADPLTGFYRDGCCSTGPEDLGSHTVCTVVTAEFLEHQASIGNDLSTPRPENNFPGLQPGDRWCVVAVRWLHAHEDGVAAPVVLAATHENALEVISMDILRKYAVDVPDDVSDLL; encoded by the coding sequence GTGACCGATCGAAACGTGCTTGGGGGGCCGCTGGAAGAGTGCGGCGCCGATCCTCTCACCGGCTTCTACCGGGATGGCTGCTGCAGTACCGGGCCGGAGGATCTGGGCAGCCATACTGTGTGCACCGTCGTCACGGCTGAGTTTCTCGAACACCAGGCGTCCATCGGCAACGATCTGAGTACGCCGCGCCCGGAGAACAACTTCCCGGGCCTGCAACCGGGAGACCGGTGGTGCGTGGTGGCCGTGCGCTGGTTGCACGCCCACGAGGATGGTGTCGCCGCACCCGTCGTGCTGGCGGCCACCCATGAGAACGCCCTGGAAGTGATCTCGATGGATATCCTGCGCAAATACGCCGTCGACGTGCCGGACGACGTGAGCGACCTGCTATAA